The Helianthus annuus cultivar XRQ/B chromosome 11, HanXRQr2.0-SUNRISE, whole genome shotgun sequence region GCGCTCAATCAAGATTTTACAATCTTTAAAAATCAGCTTTGTGGATATGAGAGGCACCCCAAGATATCTAACCGGAAGATTACCTTCTTGGAAAGGCATCAACGAAAGAATCTGCTGTTTTACCAAAGACGGCACATTCGAAAAGTATGCGGTACTCTTGGTTGGGCTCGGAACTAACCCCGACCAACTGGTAAATTTTTCTAGAGCATCTCTAACCTTTTTGACCGAGCATATGTCAGCATGGACAAATATGAACAAATCATCCGCAAAAGAAACATTTATAATTCTCTGCTTAGCACACTGATGATGAAATTTAAAAGACGAATTGACATCAGCCGCCTGTTGCAATAAAAGAGATAACACTTCCATGATAAGGGTAAACAAATAAGGAGACATAGGATCGCCCTGTCTCAACCCCCTCTTCCCCTTGAAAAAACCATGAAGATTACCATTAACTGACAATGAGTAGGAAGTCGTAGAAACACACATCATAATCCACTGCACCATACGCTGATCAAATCCAAAACGAATAAGGATAGCTTTTAAAAAAGACCAACTAACCGTATCATACGCTTTCTGGATGTCTATTTTAAAAGCACACCTCGCAGGGCCTCTATTCAAATGATAGTTGTGCATCAGCTCTTGAGTTAGGAGAATATTATCAGAGATTTTCCTACCCGGCACAAAGGCTGACTGATTAATGCTGACAAGCGCCCCCAAACTCCCCTTAATCCTATCCGTAATTATCTTGCTAATACACTTATAGAGCACATTACAACATGAAATAGGACGATAATCCAAAACAGAGTCCGGGATGTCTTTCTTAGGAATCAAAGCTAGGATCGTATGATTTAATTGTTTGAGGAGTTTACCATTACCAAAAAAATCAAGAACTGCATTCGTGACTTCAGTACCGATAATATCCCAAGCCTTCTTGAAAAAAGCAGACGTATACCCATCAGGACCCGGGGCTTTATTTTCACCAATGTTAAACATAGCCGCTTTGACTTCCTCTCTAGTAACTTGTCTAACCATATTAGCAGCATCATCATGGCTAAGAACATTAACAAACAAACTATCCAAGTTAATGGACGTTACCTGGTCCTCAACACCAAGAAAATTGGTGTAATGGGTAACTAGAGCAGCCGCAACCCCATTACCTTCATGGCGGACCCCCGAAGTATCAACAACACTATGAATTTTGCCCCTCGCATTACGGCTTTTCACCACATTGTGGAAATATTTCGTATTAGAGTCTCCAGCACACAACCATTCGACCTTTGATTTCTGTTTAAGGAAACATTCCTCATCATAAGCAGCGGACTGAAATTCGTGAAGACAAGTCGCTTCAAGTTGACGGAGATTACCATCCAATGGGCTCTGATCGACAAGAACTTGAATCTCATCCAACTTTTTCCTAAGCTCCGACACCTTAGCATGCAAGTTTCCCTGGTTGAATAAGATCTTTCTTAAATGCGGTTTGAGATTGCTAAGCTTCTTTGTAACCGAGAACATATTAAAACCTGAAACCGATCGCCTCCATTCCTGGTCCACGCATTTCAGGAATTCCGGCTTGGACGCGATAAAGTTCGGAAACTTGAAAGGTTTGATTTTCTTCTCATTTACGGCCCCCATCTTCAAAATACATGGCGTATGGTCCGAGATTCTAACTGGGTGATACATAGCAAACGCATACGGCCAGAAATCCAGGAACTGAATATTACCCATGACTCTATCAATCTTTTTAAGAAGACCCACACCATCTTTGGGTCGTTGGTTCCAAGTAAACTGTAAACCATGCCCCTGAATATCCAACAATTCCAGAAATTGAACACAATCTTTAAACTCACCCATGCTGATCGTTTGTTGAGATGTTCCATAAATGGAGTCCTCAAGCTGAAGCGTAGCATTAAAATCCCCCATCACAACCCATGGTTTATCATGACATAAGCTTTTGTGATTACATAAACTCTCCCAGAGACTTCTACGATCTTGATACTTATTCTCCGCGTACACAAAAGAGCAGAATAACACTTTTTTATTAGCCTTATCCAGCATTTGTGTGTGGATAACTTGATCAGTTTGGGCGAGCACCATGAGATCCACCACATCAGAATCCCAACCCAGTATTATTCGGGTGCCCCTGCTACATAAATCCCCATTAGACGTCCAATTCCAATTCCGAAAGACACTATTACATATGGTACCCAGCTTCGTGACATTCACATGCGATTCTAAGATTGCACAAACTTTTAGATTATTTTCAACAAGAACTTTACGAACTTCGCTTTGTTTGAGGGGGCGGTTCAGACCCCTTATATTCCAAGACATAATACTATCCATTAATACCTTCTTGTCCGGGAGTGCGTGCCCCCTTAGAAACATGACTCTTACCAGCTTTCATGAATGACGCCATCTCCGTCTGAACGACTTCCTCTACTTCATTCTCGAACCGATTAGGCTTCCCATTCCCAAATTTTGAATTCTGCTTCAGCTCCTTATTCAACCCGCTTACGGCTACATGTTCTTCCAAATAGTCACTATCCAAAGCTTCAAACGAATTACCAGTTTTCACACTAGCATTTTTCCTATTATCCGAAGTATCCTCCTTAGTGCCCGAAGTACTTGCTCCTGACTTATTCAGCTTAGGTTTATAGATAAATTTCTGCTTTTGTCTCTTTTGCATCGTACCCATCCTTGCCACCTTCCGCTTATCAACTGTAAACCCCTCGTCATCCACAACCACTTGTTTAGCTTTATTATTAACATTCTTAGCACATGTCTGATCATTGTGGCAAAAAATGCAACACAAAGAACACCTCTGTGGCTGCCATTCATACTCCACTTTCACCTTCTCCGTGATGTATCCCTCTCCTTCCAGCTTCGGAATGGCAACAATGATATGATCTTTTAGTTCATTCTCCGCGTCTATTTCGATTAGAGCCCTTGCAAAACTGCTCCGTCCCCAGTTATCCGCACACATATCCGCTGTATACCCATCTAATCTCTTCGGTGTTCCTATCTTAGAAGCCAACAAACTCAAGCCATCATCCGTATAAATAGCAATTGGAACATTATACATCTTAACCCATACAGGAATCGACTTAATACCCTCTTTCCTTAGACTAACATCCGGAGACCAGATATTCAAAAACAACGGCACTTTCCTGATCAACCATGGACCTCCTTCCAAGACTTTAGCCATGCCCTCTTTTGTATCAAACTTAAAAAAGAAGAACCCATCCTTATTCATCATAATTTTGGAGAAACCATACTTAGCCCATACATTTTTCGCATAATATTCCACAACAGGAAACGGTAATCGGTTGCCCAAAAAGTAACCATATAAAACATTCTCAAACTTATCCTGGACCTTTTTAATTACCTCACGAGGAATAAGCACATCAGCATCCTGGACTGTCTCTGTAGCATCCAACTTCCGGAAATTAACCTCTCTTTTCATCGAGGTTTGTGTTTTAACTTTATCCGCATAAGAAAAGCTGGGCACGTCCTTCACCACGTTACtcgaactagggtttgcatgggATTCCATATTGGCAGCCGTAAATACATCTCCATAACCCCATGTAGTGTCCAATTCCACAGGCTTCGAAATCTCGAACAACCCATCCAACACCGAAGTATTACTGGTAGAATACATGCCACGTCTAGGTAACAAAGGGTTTCCTTCAATGTTTGTTACTCGTAACCCAATCCCACGAACCGGTGGTgtattattgtcacacccccaaaatccacacgcggagtaccaccgcttgggagcgtgacatgaccaggatcaagccatcaatcatatcaaacatagtatttaataataataaaagtcaataaagtagttcatcatgacctgattgatgtttcaaaaccaagcattgtttaagtagcggaagcattattgtaaacccaagttaaaatactgaaatgtcataagtgtctaacaaagtaatacgatccttgtccacaacgaccggctcctctttgtgcaagctccatgtacctaacgatctgcaaggcatgtaacagaatgatcaacaaactagttgagcgagttcacaataagtaagtg contains the following coding sequences:
- the LOC110883596 gene encoding uncharacterized protein LOC110883596, with the protein product MYSTSNTSVLDGLFEISKPVELDTTWGYGDVFTAANMESHANPSSSNVVKDVPSFSYADKVKTQTSMKREVNFRKLDATETVQDADVLIPREVIKKVQDKFENVLYGYFLGNRLPFPVVEYYAKNVWAKYGFSKIMMNKDGFFFFKFDTKEGMAKVLEGGPWLIRKVPLFLNIWSPDVSLRKEGIKSIPVWVKMYNVPIAIYTDDGLSLLASKIGTPKRLDGYTADMCADNWGRSSFARALIEIDAENELKDHIIVAIPKLEGEGYITEKVKVEYEWQPQRCSLCCIFCHNDQTCAKNVNNKAKQVVVDDEGFTVDKRKVARMGTMQKRQKQKFIYKPKLNKSGASTSGTKEDTSDNRKNASVKTGNSFEALDSDYLEEHVAVSGLNKELKQNSKFGNGKPNRFENEVEEVVQTEMASFMKAGKSHVSKGARTPGQEESHVNVTKLGTICNSVFRNWNWTSNGDLCSRGTRIILGWDSDVVDLMVLAQTDQVIHTQMLDKANKKVLFCSFVYAENKYQDRRSLWESLCNHKSLCHDKPWVVMGDFNATLQLEDSIYGTSQQTISMGEFKDCVQFLELLDIQGHGLQFTWNQRPKDGVGLLKKIDRVMGNIQFLDFWPYAFAMYHPVRISDHTPCILKMGAVNEKKIKPFKFPNFIASKPEFLKCVDQEWRRSVSGFNMFSVTKKLSNLKPHLRKILFNQGNLHAKVSELRKKLDEIQVLVDQSPLDGNLRQLEATCLHEFQSAAYDEECFLKQKSKVEWLCAGDSNTKYFHNVVKSRNARGKIHSVVDTSGVRHEGNGVAAALVTHYTNFLGVEDQVTSINLDSLFVNVLSHDDAANMVRQVTREEVKAAMFNIGENKAPGPDGYTSAFFKKAWDIIGTEVTNAVLDFFGNGKLLKQLNHTILALIPKKDIPDSVLDYRPISCCNVLYKCISKIITDRIKGSLGALVSINQSAFVPGRKISDNILLTQELMHNYHLNRGPARCAFKIDIQKAYDTVSWSFLKAILIRFGFDQRMVQWIMMCVSTTSYSLSVNGNLHGFFKGKRGLRQGDPMSPYLFTLIMEVLSLLLQQAADVNSSFKFHHQCAKQRIINVSFADDLFIFVHADICSVKKVRDALEKFTSWSGLVPSPTKSTAYFSNVPSLVKQQILSLMPFQEGNLPVRYLGVPLISTKLIFKDCKILIERMESRITSWISKSLSFAGRLQLINSVLSSMHIFWASVFILPARVIAELEKRMRRFLWNAGSLGRIRAKVAWADVCLPKNEGGLGIRNIGDVNKALMTNHIWSIITNRESLWVRWIHSYKLKGRSFWEVPCRGSVSWGWRKLLSIRNLVRPYLGMSIRSGGQTNAWCDNWCPLSPISTFITPRTIANAGFNMRSSVADIVDASGQWRWPAAWYDLFPVLINLQPPALVHNVPDKPTWKDLDGKDSFFSSKEVWNNIRSRGETVSWFNMIWFSQCIPRHSFHMWLVIRNKLKTQDRLMIWEAGSATNLRLMCCPLCRYDRDSRDHLFFQCSFASRVWNNVKMMVSLENVSDSWASICAWMERTASSKTTNVIVGKILIAATTYFVWQERNARLFSQNHKSAEVVTELVKHTVRLKLMGFKFRGSADRNRVLKAWKIYSDEDGFDPG